One Fusobacterium ulcerans DNA segment encodes these proteins:
- the ssnA gene encoding putative aminohydrolase SsnA, protein MILINGRIITQDIERPYIENGSIVIKGEKIVDLGNTEDMIKKYPHEEIEDVKGKVIMPGLINTHHHIYSAFARGMKSNGKPSKDFIEILENLWWKLDKKLNLEDVEYSALTTYTDCIKNGVTTVFDHHASPYAITGSLETIAEAANKLGIRTCLCYEVSDRDGMEIMEEGIKENINFIKKYNTDSQNMIKGMFGLHASFTLSDASLRRCDEEMKGLNAGYHVHTAEGKADLEDSLKKYNKRVVERLRDFNILGDKTIAVHCIHINEEEMNILRDTKTNVVHNAESNMGNAVGCSPFLEMFAKGINIGIGTDGYTSDMFESMKVANILHKHEKKDPSAAWGEVPTALFENNRKIAEKYFKGDIGVIKAGALADVIVVDYDPLTPMDGNNTNGHILFGMMGRSVVTTIINGKIVMKDRKLLTGDEKGIFGHSRETAQKLWNRM, encoded by the coding sequence TTGATATTAATCAATGGAAGAATAATAACTCAAGATATTGAAAGACCATACATAGAAAATGGAAGTATAGTCATAAAGGGAGAAAAAATAGTAGATTTAGGTAATACTGAAGATATGATAAAAAAATATCCCCATGAAGAAATTGAAGATGTCAAAGGAAAAGTAATAATGCCTGGGCTGATAAATACTCATCATCATATTTATAGCGCCTTTGCCAGAGGGATGAAATCTAATGGAAAACCTTCAAAAGATTTTATTGAAATACTTGAAAATCTTTGGTGGAAGCTGGACAAAAAATTAAACTTGGAAGATGTGGAATACAGTGCTTTGACAACATATACAGATTGTATAAAAAATGGAGTAACAACAGTATTTGACCACCATGCAAGTCCTTATGCCATAACAGGAAGTCTGGAAACTATAGCAGAAGCAGCAAATAAATTAGGAATAAGAACATGCCTTTGTTATGAAGTTTCTGATAGAGACGGAATGGAAATAATGGAAGAAGGAATAAAAGAAAATATAAACTTTATAAAAAAATATAACACTGATTCTCAAAATATGATAAAGGGAATGTTTGGACTTCATGCTTCTTTTACTCTGTCAGATGCAAGTCTGAGAAGATGTGATGAAGAGATGAAAGGACTTAATGCTGGATATCATGTACATACAGCTGAAGGAAAAGCTGATCTAGAAGATTCATTGAAAAAATATAATAAAAGAGTAGTTGAAAGATTGAGAGATTTTAATATTCTTGGAGATAAAACTATAGCAGTTCACTGTATCCATATAAATGAAGAGGAAATGAACATCCTTAGAGATACAAAAACAAATGTAGTACATAATGCTGAATCTAATATGGGAAATGCAGTTGGATGTTCTCCATTTTTGGAAATGTTTGCTAAAGGAATAAATATAGGAATAGGAACAGATGGGTATACAAGTGATATGTTTGAGTCTATGAAAGTAGCTAATATTTTGCACAAACATGAAAAGAAAGATCCTTCAGCAGCATGGGGAGAAGTACCAACAGCTCTATTTGAAAATAATAGAAAAATAGCTGAAAAATATTTTAAGGGAGATATAGGAGTAATCAAAGCAGGAGCATTAGCTGATGTAATAGTAGTAGATTATGATCCTCTTACTCCAATGGATGGAAATAACACTAATGGTCACATACTTTTTGGAATGATGGGAAGAAGTGTAGTGACAACTATAATAAATGGAAAAATAGTAATGAAAGACAGAAAACTCCTTACAGGAGATGAAAAAGGAATATTTGGACACTCAAGGGAAACAGCACAAAAATTGTGGAATAGAATGTAA
- a CDS encoding sigma-54 interaction domain-containing protein, translated as MSKLKNIENHVKKYANIISNVIEAEVEIVDADLVRIAGTGLFQDKNNEIVSGVVYKEVINTKKSLLITEPRKHELCKKCNYKKECKEKLELSSPILYKDEVIGVIGLICTTDLQKNKVLSNLDSYLKFLEQIGDFISGKVYEYQNEIKTQEVNDVFKQILNNMDKCVLSLDANNYIVNANKPAMKTMKLGADYTSKQVNIVSKKLTILGKDIFEMTIDDKYFNMVGVSIPISSINEKAYTIFIFDNVNTDIPKSTKGNNESSALDAIIGESEVMQSLKNKIRKVADTKSTVLITGKSGTGKELVARAIHDSGERRNRPFIAINCGAIPDSLLESELFGYVKGAFSGASSEGRVGKFELANTGDIFLDEIGEMPYSLQVKLLRVLQERTLVRIGSNKLINLDLRVIAATNMDLKKMVEENKFREDLYYRLNVIPIEIPPLCERDHDLFLIIDKLIEKYNNIFNKYVHTIDDDVKEILKNYSWPGNVRELENIIEFMVNMADDSGRITKTMLYDNILKNKENVKSSKVISLNDSDDICTIEEMEKVMIKKALDLYKDDSNCKNKAADRLGIGIATLYRKIDKYKLNEV; from the coding sequence ATGTCTAAACTAAAAAATATAGAAAATCATGTAAAAAAGTATGCTAATATAATATCTAATGTAATTGAAGCAGAAGTAGAAATAGTTGATGCTGATCTTGTAAGAATAGCTGGAACTGGTTTATTTCAAGATAAAAATAATGAAATAGTAAGTGGTGTTGTATATAAAGAAGTAATTAATACTAAAAAAAGTCTTTTAATTACAGAGCCTAGAAAACATGAACTTTGTAAAAAATGTAATTATAAAAAAGAATGTAAAGAAAAGCTGGAGCTCTCTTCTCCTATATTATATAAAGATGAAGTAATCGGAGTAATTGGACTTATATGTACTACGGATTTACAAAAAAATAAAGTTCTTAGCAACCTTGACTCTTATCTTAAGTTTCTTGAACAAATAGGTGACTTTATATCTGGAAAAGTATATGAATATCAAAATGAAATAAAAACTCAAGAAGTGAATGATGTTTTCAAACAAATATTAAATAATATGGATAAATGTGTCCTTTCTTTAGATGCTAATAATTACATCGTCAATGCAAATAAACCTGCAATGAAAACTATGAAGCTAGGAGCAGACTATACTTCAAAGCAGGTAAATATTGTTTCTAAAAAACTTACTATTCTTGGAAAAGATATATTTGAAATGACAATTGATGATAAATATTTTAATATGGTTGGAGTTTCAATTCCGATATCTTCAATAAATGAAAAAGCCTATACTATATTTATCTTTGATAATGTAAATACTGATATTCCCAAAAGTACAAAGGGAAATAATGAATCATCAGCTTTAGATGCTATAATTGGGGAATCTGAAGTAATGCAAAGTTTGAAAAATAAAATAAGAAAAGTGGCAGATACTAAATCTACTGTCCTTATCACTGGAAAAAGCGGAACTGGAAAAGAATTAGTAGCCAGAGCCATTCATGACAGCGGTGAAAGAAGAAACAGACCTTTTATAGCAATCAACTGCGGTGCTATTCCTGACTCTCTTTTAGAAAGTGAGCTCTTTGGTTATGTAAAAGGTGCATTTAGTGGTGCCAGTTCAGAAGGTAGAGTAGGAAAATTTGAACTTGCCAATACTGGAGATATATTTCTGGATGAGATAGGGGAAATGCCATACTCTTTACAGGTAAAACTTCTAAGAGTATTACAGGAAAGAACTTTGGTAAGAATAGGATCAAACAAGCTTATTAATCTAGATCTCAGAGTAATAGCTGCTACTAATATGGATTTAAAAAAAATGGTAGAGGAAAATAAATTCAGAGAGGATCTATATTATAGATTAAATGTAATTCCTATTGAAATTCCCCCTCTTTGCGAAAGAGACCACGACCTTTTCCTTATCATTGATAAGCTTATAGAAAAATACAACAACATTTTCAATAAATATGTTCATACAATAGATGATGATGTAAAAGAGATATTAAAAAATTATTCATGGCCTGGAAATGTCAGAGAACTTGAAAACATTATAGAATTTATGGTAAATATGGCTGATGATTCTGGAAGAATAACTAAAACTATGCTTTATGACAATATCTTAAAGAATAAAGAAAATGTAAAAAGTAGTAAAGTTATTTCTCTCAATGACAGTGATGATATATGTACCATTGAAGAAATGGAAAAAGTTATGATAAAAAAAGCTTTAGACCTGTATAAGGATGATTCAAACTGTAAAAACAAAGCTGCTGATAGACTTGGTATAGGAATTGCAACTCTCTATAGAAAAATAGACAAATATAAATTAAATGAAGTGTAA
- a CDS encoding nucleobase:cation symporter-2 family protein has translation MMDIKAANVGQISSIDTMLSPKELFLFGMQHIAAMCAGAMAVPIILGNSLGMTYDQISILVAASFMMAGLGTIIQTLGIGKKIGSRLPMVEGVSFAGVAALSAVGVAYRDADPVMGIQVMMGATIISGVFCIVVAPVFGKLLKFFPPLVSGVVVTCMGLSLIPVAIRWIGGGNPSAENFGNFKSILLAGITLIIIVGIQKISKGFLGNIAILLGIIAGTLIAIPMGMVEFSNVSEAGIFNLNTPLYFGMPKFDITAVLSLFLVQLVIMTDATGNQLNLSNICKADEKDEGRLVAGLRAHGLSSVLGGLFNTFPHSLFGQNVGIAAITGVSSRFVGTAAGVMLLAVSFFPKLINILTSIPEPVLGGAGIIMFGIVAANGIKRLGEVNYNGNKNLMIVATSIGIALIPIAVPEFFKHFPSWGKILFQSPVTLGCLSVLILNIIFNELGKSKK, from the coding sequence ATGATGGATATCAAAGCAGCAAATGTAGGACAAATCAGCTCAATAGATACAATGCTGAGCCCAAAAGAACTTTTTCTTTTTGGAATGCAGCATATAGCAGCAATGTGTGCAGGAGCTATGGCAGTTCCTATCATTCTTGGAAATTCTTTGGGAATGACATATGATCAAATAAGTATATTAGTAGCTGCCTCTTTTATGATGGCAGGATTGGGAACTATTATACAAACTTTAGGTATTGGAAAAAAAATAGGGTCAAGACTTCCAATGGTGGAAGGAGTAAGTTTTGCAGGAGTAGCAGCTCTATCTGCTGTAGGAGTGGCATATAGAGATGCAGATCCAGTAATGGGAATACAAGTGATGATGGGAGCAACTATTATTTCAGGAGTATTTTGTATAGTGGTAGCACCAGTGTTTGGAAAATTACTGAAATTTTTTCCACCTCTTGTATCAGGAGTAGTAGTTACATGTATGGGATTATCCCTTATACCAGTAGCTATTAGATGGATAGGAGGAGGAAATCCTTCAGCAGAAAATTTTGGTAATTTTAAAAGTATACTTTTAGCTGGAATAACTTTGATAATAATAGTGGGAATTCAGAAAATATCAAAGGGATTTCTTGGAAATATAGCTATTTTATTAGGAATAATAGCAGGAACATTAATAGCTATACCTATGGGAATGGTAGAATTTTCAAATGTTTCTGAAGCAGGAATTTTTAACCTTAATACACCATTGTATTTTGGAATGCCAAAGTTTGATATAACAGCAGTACTGTCTCTGTTTTTGGTACAGTTAGTAATTATGACAGATGCAACTGGGAATCAACTGAATCTCAGTAATATCTGTAAGGCTGATGAAAAAGATGAAGGAAGGCTGGTAGCAGGATTGAGAGCCCATGGACTTTCTTCAGTATTAGGTGGGCTATTTAATACATTTCCACACTCACTTTTTGGGCAGAATGTAGGAATAGCTGCAATAACAGGAGTATCAAGCCGTTTTGTAGGAACCGCAGCAGGAGTAATGCTTCTGGCAGTGAGTTTTTTTCCTAAGCTCATAAATATACTTACATCTATTCCAGAACCAGTATTAGGCGGAGCAGGAATAATAATGTTTGGTATAGTTGCAGCCAATGGAATAAAAAGACTTGGAGAAGTAAACTACAATGGAAATAAAAATCTTATGATAGTTGCTACAAGTATAGGAATAGCCCTTATACCAATAGCAGTACCAGAGTTTTTTAAACATTTTCCAAGCTGGGGAAAAATACTTTTTCAAAGTCCAGTAACTTTAGGATGCCTTTCAGTGCTTATACTGAATATAATCTTCAATGAATTAGGAAAGAGCAAGAAGTAA
- a CDS encoding 4Fe-4S binding protein, translating to MADIRVKIAGLEYENPVIVAAGPPSKDAEACRACVENGAAGVVAKTVSAVPANVPKPCMHDFKGKLFLNTELWSELSVEHWMAEEYEKCKVNNEPLIIGMGYVESDIRTLIPMLDKYADAYEISSHYVGRDLTPMLNTLRAAKELTKKPVFMKVSPGVENLGEVGRILEENGADGLVAINSVGPCLSIDIETGKPFMGSATGYGWMSGAAIKPIALRVVYELAKAVKIPVFGVGGVTCGADVIEMVMAGAAAVQVCTQGIIEGPKAFGRIAKETNEWLDKHGYNSLDEIRGITIKYLAEREKANYITNPPVVSEDKCIGCGICKTVCGYKAIEIVEKKAVINKDKCFGCGVCVSKCPTKAMDIAR from the coding sequence ATGGCAGATATAAGAGTTAAAATAGCAGGTTTAGAATATGAGAATCCAGTGATAGTGGCAGCAGGACCACCTTCAAAGGATGCAGAAGCATGCAGAGCATGTGTAGAAAATGGAGCAGCAGGAGTAGTTGCAAAAACTGTATCAGCAGTTCCAGCAAATGTACCAAAACCATGTATGCACGACTTTAAAGGAAAACTATTTCTTAATACAGAATTATGGTCTGAACTTTCAGTGGAACACTGGATGGCAGAGGAATATGAAAAATGTAAAGTAAATAATGAACCATTAATAATAGGAATGGGATATGTAGAATCTGATATTAGAACCCTTATACCTATGCTGGATAAATATGCAGATGCTTATGAGATTTCAAGCCACTATGTAGGAAGAGATCTTACTCCTATGCTGAATACATTGAGAGCAGCAAAGGAACTTACTAAAAAGCCGGTATTTATGAAAGTGTCTCCAGGAGTTGAGAATTTAGGAGAAGTAGGAAGAATTTTAGAAGAAAATGGAGCTGATGGGTTAGTAGCTATCAACTCAGTAGGTCCTTGTCTTTCAATAGATATAGAAACTGGAAAACCATTTATGGGAAGTGCAACAGGATATGGTTGGATGTCAGGAGCAGCTATAAAACCAATAGCATTGAGAGTTGTATATGAACTTGCAAAAGCAGTAAAAATCCCAGTATTTGGTGTAGGTGGAGTTACTTGCGGAGCAGATGTTATAGAAATGGTAATGGCAGGAGCAGCAGCAGTTCAAGTATGTACTCAGGGAATAATCGAAGGGCCTAAAGCTTTTGGAAGAATAGCAAAAGAGACTAATGAGTGGCTGGATAAACATGGGTATAATTCGTTAGATGAAATAAGAGGAATAACAATAAAATATTTAGCTGAAAGAGAAAAAGCTAACTATATTACAAATCCTCCAGTTGTATCAGAAGATAAATGTATAGGATGTGGAATCTGTAAAACTGTATGTGGATATAAAGCAATAGAAATAGTTGAGAAAAAAGCTGTTATTAATAAGGATAAATGTTTTGGATGCGGAGTATGCGTTTCTAAATGTCCTACAAAAGCTATGGATATAGCTAGA